The segment GGAATGATGTCGTACTTGGCGCCCACCTCGTACTGCGTGCCGGTCTCCGGGTCGAGCACGCTACCATCGCGGGTCAGCTTGTTCTGCGGCGCGAACGAGGTGCTGTAGCTTGCATACAGCGCCAGTCGCTCAGCGGGCTGGTAGACCAGGCCGGCGCGGGGCGAGGTATCGGAAGGATTGATGTCGATATCGGTGGGCACGCCATTGCGATCATAGTTGCGGTTGCGCTGCGAGACCTGATCCCAGCGTACCCCCAGCAGCAGTTTCCATTGCTCGTTCAGGTCGATCTGGTCTTGCAGGTACAGGCCATAGCTTTCCTGGTCGAACCGCGAATCCTCGCCAAAGCCGAATGGCCCTGGCTGGGCGCCGTGCACCGGGTTCCAGATATCCAGCGGCGCCAGGTTGGCCCGCAGCATGGTCACGCTGCGCTTGCCCTTGACCGTCTCCACCCCGGCCAGCAACTGATGGTTCAAACCGCCGGTGGCAAAGCGCGCAATAGCTTCGAACTGGGCGCTGAGCGAGCGTTGTTCCTCGTCGAAGTCAGTGGCCCGGCGCACCAGGGTGCGGCCATCGGCCTGCAGGGTGCGCTGGCTGACATTCAGCATGCTCTTGGTGGAGTGGTCCCAGCGCGTCACCTGGCGCAGGGTCAGCCAGTCGTTGAGGTCGTGCTCCAGCTTGAACCAGGCCGCGGTCTTGTCGCTGCTGCTGTGGGACCAGGGCTCTTCCAGAAACACCTTGTGCCGTGCGTCAACCCGATCGCCGATCACCTGCAGCCCGCGGTCGTACTGGGCGTCGGTTTCGGTGTATTCCAGGCCCATGTCCAGGCGCGTGCTGTCGTTGGGCAGCCACGCCAGCGACGGGGCGAAGTAGCGGCGGTGGCTGTCGCGGTACAGGTCGCGGTAGCTGCCCTCGGTCTGGTAAGCCATGGCCAGGCTGCCGGCCAGCCCGTGCTCGGCCGACAACGGCCCGCCAACCCAGGCCTGGCCGCGTTGCAGGTCGAACGAGCCGGCCTGCAGCTTCACCTGCGCCTCTGGCACCAGGGTCGGCCGGCGGGTGACCACGTTGATCAACCCGCCCGGGTTGCCGCGCCCGTACAGCACCGACGCCGGTCCCTTGAGCACCTCGATGCGCTCGACGCCGGCAAGGTCGGTGAGGATTTCCGGGCGCACCGTCAGCGAGTTGGTCAGCACCCCGTCGATGGCGTAGGTGGTGCCCTGAAAGCCCCGCACGATAAAGCTCTCGACACTGCCGCCATGGGTGTTGCCGCGCTGGATGCTGCTGACGTTGCTCAGAGCGTCGGCCATGCTGGTGGCCTGCTGGTCCTCCAGCACCTGGCGCGGCACCACCTGGATTGACTGCGGGATATCGCGCAGCGGCGCATCGGTCTTGGTGCCGACGCTGCTGTGGGAGGCCTTGTAGCCGTACAGCGGGCCGATGGCCGACTGGCGCACGTCGTGCAGGCCGTTGATGTTGGTCGAGTCCAGGTGCAGGGCAGGGGAGCTGGGTTTCGGCCGCAAGGTGTAGGTATTGCCGGCTTGCGGCACGGCCTCCAGGGTGGTGCCGCGCAGCAGCAGTTCAAAGCCCTGGGCCGTGCCCACATCGCCTTGCATGCCCGGGCTTTGCAGGCCGCCGACCATGGTCGGGTCCAGCGGCAGGGTGACCCCGGCCTGGGCGGCGAACTCGGCCAGCGCCTGGCTCAACGGCCCGGCCGGGATATTGTAGTGCCGATCGTCCTCGGCCCAGGCCAGGGGCGCGGTGATGAAGCTGGCGAGCAGGGCGAAGCGGAACGGGGCGGGTGTGCGCATGGGGGCTTCCTGACAGCGGTTACAGGTGGGTTCAGGAAGAGGACACGCGAGGTGCGCAAAACACGACATCCGGTTTCTCATGGGTTCAGGCAGAGGGCCTCATCGCGGGGCAAGACACCCATCTCAAGCCGCCACCACCGTCACCCAATACCGCGTCACAGACTGGACCCGCACCGGGAACGCCATCGCCAACGCCGCCAGCGCCGCCTCGGTATCGTTCAACTGGAACGTTCCCGACACCAGTACCCCCGCAACCTCCGGCGCACAGCGCGTCCAGCCCGGTCGATAGCGCCCCAGCTCGGCGACGAACTCCCCCAACGGCATGCGCTCAACCCGCAGCACGCCATCAATCCAGCCCGCGCTGCCAGCCACCGCGCCCAATTGATGCACCCCATCGGCGCCGATCAACGCCTGCCCACCCGCCTCGATGCGCACAGCCTCACCCTGCAAAGGCGTTGCCGCCACCGCCCCCTCGAACACCTGCAAGCGGTCATGCCCATCGAACTGGCGCACGGCAAAGCGCGTCCCCAACGGCTGGAACGCGCCCCACGCCGATTGCACCCGCAACGGCCGCGGGTCCGCCCCCGTGCGCAGATACAGCTCGCCCCTGCGCAGCACCAGCAGGCGCTCATCGGCGCTGTAACGGATATCCACGGCGCTGTCGGTGTTCAGGTGCAGCTCGCTGCCATCGTCCAGGGTCAGCCGGCGACGTTCGCCCACGCCGGTGCTGATATCCGCCATCAGCCCGTCCAGGCTGCCCGTGCGCTGCAAGGTCACCCCCAGCGAGCCCAGCACCACCAGCGAAGTCAGCGCCTTGAGCGTTGCCCGCCGGCCCAGCGCCGCCGGGCGCTGCAACGCTGTGCGCGCAAGTTGCGGGGGTATCGCCTGCACCTGGGCGCTGAAGCGCGCCGCCAGTTGCCAGGCGCGTTCGTGGTCGGCGTGGGCGGCGCGCCAGTCGGCGCAACCCTGCAAGGCTTGCGGCGAGCTGTCCTGCTGCAGATGCAACAGCCAACGGGCCGCCTGCTGGGCGACCGGGCGCGAGATCGGTTGCGTGCTCACAGCCAGCCCTCCGCACCCAGCACGATGCATTCCTCATAGGCCTTGACCAGCCAGCGCTGCACCGTGCGCACGTTCACGCCCATCTCCACGGCAATCTGCTCCTGGCCCCAGCCCTCCAGCTGCGACAGCAGGAACGCCCGGCGCGCCTTGCCCGGCAAGCGCGCCAACACCCGGTCCACAGCCGTCAGCGCCTCCAGCAGGGCCGCCTGGTGTTCGGCACTGGGCGCTTGATCCTCGGGCAGGGTGGCCAGGGCCTCCAGGTAAGCACGTTCCAGCGAGCGGCGCCGGTACAGGTTCAGCAGCAACCGGCGGGCGATGGTGGCCAGGTACGCACGCGGTTCGTGCAGTTCGGCGGGCGGGGAGTGGGTGAGCAGGCGCACGAAGGTGTCCTGGCTCAGGTCGGCAGCATCGCAGCGGTCGTTCACGCGCCGGTACAGCCACCCCTGCAGCCAGGTGTGGTGGCTGCGGTAGAGCTGTTGGACAGGGGCACGATGCGCAGGTGGTGGCATGGGGGAGATGATGGCTATTGAGAATGGGTTGCATTCTAGATGGCCAGGCAGGTTTCGGGCAATTGCTCTTCTGGCACGGTCTCTGTAGGAGCGGCCTTGTGTCGCTAAAGGGCTGCGCCAGCAGCCCCCGACAATGTTGCAGGGGGGCGCAAACCCTGGGGCTGCTCGCGCAGCCCTTTCGCGACACAAGGCCGCTCAGACGATAAACCATCTGACTTCGCCAATTATTCCACCTGGCGAAATTATGGATTGCTCTGCGCCCTGATTCTGTTGCCCGGCGAATCAGCGCAGCATACCCCTCACACAACCAACCCCCCCCGGAGCCACCGCCATGACCACCCCGATCAAGCTCTACAACTTCCCCAAGTCCGGCCACGCCCACCGCATCGAGCTGATGCTCTCGCTGCTGAACCTGCCCACCGAACTGGTCTTCGTCGACCTGGCCAAAGGCGAGCACAAGCAACCCGCCTTCCTCGCCCTCAACCCCTTCGGCCAGGTACCGGTGATCGACGACAACGGCACCGTCCTCGCCGACTCCAACGCCATCCTGGTCTACCTGGCCAAGGCCTACGGCGCTGAGCAGTGGCTGCCCCAGGACCCGCTCGGCGCCGCCCGCGTGCAGCGCTGGCTGTCGGTGGCCGCCGGCCCCCTGGCCTTCGGCCCTGCCGCCGCGCGCCTGGTGACGGTGTTCGGCGCCTCGTTCAACACCGACGAAGTGATCGGCCGCGCCCACACCTTGCTCAAGGTGATCGACGCAGAGCTTGCCCAGCGCCCGTTCCTGGTGGGCGAGCAGGCCACCATCGCCGATGTCGCCAACTACTCGTACATCGCCCACGCCCCAGAAGGCAACGTGTCGCTGCAGCCATACCCCAACGTGCGCGCCTGGCTGGCCCGCATCGAAGCGCTGCCGGGCTTCGTACCGATGCCGCGCACCGTGGTCGGCCTGCAAACCACCCTGTAACGCCGTAACCCACACGAGGAATGCCGCCATGCGCTCTCCCTGGCACGAAGGTGAAAAGCGTCTGCAAGCCCAAGCCGGTGTAGCCGAGCGCATGGAGGTGCACGGGCAGAAGGTCATCCGCGACTACATGCCCGACCAGCACCGCAGCTTCTTCCAGCAGCTGCCGTTCATGGTGGCAGGCGCGGTGGACGCCGACGGCAAACCCTGGGCGACCCTGCTCGAAGGCCCGCAAGGCTTCGTCAGCTCGCCCGACCCCAAGCAACTGCTGATCAGCGCCACGCTGCCCGCCACCGACCCGGCCAGCGCCGGCCTGGTGGCGGGTGGCGCCATCGGCCTGCTCGGCATCGAGCTGCACACCCGTCGGCGCAACCGCCTCAACGGCCATATCCGAGCGGCCAGCGCCGGCCAGTTGCAGGTAGAAGTGGAGCACTCGTTCGGCAACTGCCCGCAGTACATCCAGCTGCGCGAATACACCCGGGTCGACGAGCCGGCCGGTGAGCGTATCGACGCCCACGAGCTGAGCGCTGCGGCCATCGCCATGATCGAAAATGCCGACACCTTCTTCGTCGCCAGCTACGTGGCGCAAGAGGATGGCCAGCATTCGGTGGACGTCTCCCACCGCGGCGGGCGCCCCGGTTTCGTCAAGGTCGAGGGCAACCGCCTGACCATCCCCGACTACGCCGGCAACCTGCATTTCAATACCCTCGGCAACCTGCTGGTAAACCCCCAGGCCGGCCTGCTGTTTGTCGACTTCACCAGCGGCAACGTGCTGCAACTGAGCGGCCATGCCGAGGTGTTGCTCGATAGCCCGCTGATCCAGGATTTCGAAGGCGCCGAGCGCCTGTGGACGCTGCAGGTCGAGCACGTGGTACTGCGCCCGGCGGCGGTATCGCTGCGCTGGGCATTTCGTGAATACGCCCCCACCAGCCTGAGCACCGGCATCTGGGCCGAAGCCGAGCAACGTACCCGGCAGCGCGAACGCCAGCGCCAGTGGCAAAGCTGGCGCGTACTGCGCGTCGAACAGGAGAGCCTGGATATCCGCTCGTTCTACCTGCAACCCGAAGACGGCCAGCCGGTGACGTTTGCCCCTGGCCAACACCTCCCGGTGCGTCTGCAACTGCCGGGTGACAAGCCGCTGATCCGCACCTACAGCCTGTCGAGCGCCCCCTCTGACGGCCAGCTGCGCATCAGCGTCAAGGCCCAGGGCCCGGCGTCACACTACCTGCATGCGCAACTGCACCCCGGCGACCTTTTGCAGGTGCGCCCGCCCATGGGCAGTTTCACCCTGGCCCCAGGCAGCCAGCGGCCGATCGTGCTGATCGGCGCCGGCGTCGGCATCACCCCGCTGATCGCCATGCTGCGCGAGCAATTGAGCCTGAACCAGGGCCGTCCCATTCACCTGTTCCACGGCGGCCGCTCACTCGCCGAACTGCCGTTCCGCCAGGAGCTGGATGCGCTGCAACAGCAGGCCGGCGGCCTGCTGCACATACACCGCGCCCTGAGCCAGCCCGAAGCCGACGCCGTGCAAGGCCGCGACTACCAGTTCGCCAGCCGCCTGGGCATCGCGCAGGTGAAGGCCATGCTGGCGCTGGACGACTACGACTTCTACCTGTGCGGCCCGGCCAGCTTCACCCAGGACCTCTACGAAGGCCTGCGCAGTATCAACGTGCCCGACGCCCGCATCCACGCCGAAGCCTTCGGCCCCTCGACCCTGCGCCGCCACGGCGACAGCAGCCAGCCCGTGGTACCGCAGCCCCCGGCCGCCACCGAGCCGGTGCCGGTGTACTTCGCCAGCTCCGCCAAGCAAGCCCGCTGGGCGCCTGGCAGCGGCACGCTGCTGGAACTGGCCGAAAGCCGTGGCCTGACGCCGGAGTTCAGCTGCCGTGGCGGCTCGTGCGGCACTTGCAAGACCAAGCTGGTCAGCGGCCAGGTGCATTACCCCAACCCGCCCGCCGAAATGCCCGAGCAAGGCACGGTGCTGATCTGCTGCGCCGTGCCTGCGGATGGTGGGCCCTTGGTACTGGAGGCATGAGGCATATGGCCCAATCGCCGGCAAGCCGGCTCCTACAGGCTATGCGCCAAACCCTGCAGGAGCCGGCTTGCCGGCGATTGGCCCTTCAACCCAGCACAAAAAAACCAGATAGCCGATAATCCAGGCACTCACCCAACCCCAGGCCCCCCCATGGACCAGATCCACCTGATGAAGGTGTTCGTCGCCGTCGGCGAACTGGAAAGCTTCGCCGCCGCTGCCCGCCGCCTGGCCATTTCGCCTGCCGCCGTCACCCGCGCCATCACCGCCCTGGAAGAACAGCTCGGGGTCAAGCTGCTGCAGCGCACCACCCGCAGCGTACGCCTGACCGAAGCCGGCAGCCGCTACCTCGAAGACACCCGGCACATCCTCGCCAGCATCCTTGAGGCCAACGAAGCCGCCGCCGGCATCAACGCCGCACCCAAAGGTGACCTGGCCGTGACCGCGCCGATCCTGTTCGGCAAGAAGTTCGTCATGCCGTGCATCGTGCGCTACCTGCAGCAGTACCCCGAAGTGGACATTTCGGCATTCTTCCTCGACCGCGTGGTCAACCTGGTGGAGGAGGGCATGGACGTCGCCGTGCGCATCGGCCAGCTCCCCGACTCGGGCCTCAAGGCGTTGCGCGTGGGCAAGATGCGCCGGCTGCTGTGCGCCGCCCCCGACTACCTCGCGCGCCACGGCACCCCGCGCCACCCAAGCGAGCTGCAGGGCCACACGGTGATCGCCGCCGGCACGCTATCGCCGCGCACCGACTGGCGCTTCGGCGCCATCGACGACCCCACCCTGATCCGCATGAAGCCGCGCCTCACCGTCACCAGCAACGACGCCGCCATCGCCGCCGCCTGCGCCGGGCTGGGCATCGCCCGGTTGCTGTCCTACCAGGTGGCCGACGAGCTCGCCGCCGGCAGCCTGCAGGTAATCCTCGCCGAATACGAAGAAGCTCCCTGGCCGATCCATATCCTGCACCGCGAGAGCAAATACGGCTCGACCAAGGTGCGCACCTTCATCGACATGCTCGCCGAGCATCTGCGCAGCCACGAGCACCTGCGCTGAGGCACACAACTGCCTCAGAAGCGGGTGTGATCCCTGTAGGAGCCGGCTTGCCGGCGATGAGGCCGGCACAGCCAGCACAAGACAGTTGCACGGCCATCGCGCTGCGCCACGCCATGTATTGAGATGTGGGAGATGCCTGGCAAGTAGGAGGAAA is part of the Pseudomonas fakonensis genome and harbors:
- a CDS encoding glutathione S-transferase family protein; this translates as MTTPIKLYNFPKSGHAHRIELMLSLLNLPTELVFVDLAKGEHKQPAFLALNPFGQVPVIDDNGTVLADSNAILVYLAKAYGAEQWLPQDPLGAARVQRWLSVAAGPLAFGPAAARLVTVFGASFNTDEVIGRAHTLLKVIDAELAQRPFLVGEQATIADVANYSYIAHAPEGNVSLQPYPNVRAWLARIEALPGFVPMPRTVVGLQTTL
- a CDS encoding FecR domain-containing protein, which produces MSTQPISRPVAQQAARWLLHLQQDSSPQALQGCADWRAAHADHERAWQLAARFSAQVQAIPPQLARTALQRPAALGRRATLKALTSLVVLGSLGVTLQRTGSLDGLMADISTGVGERRRLTLDDGSELHLNTDSAVDIRYSADERLLVLRRGELYLRTGADPRPLRVQSAWGAFQPLGTRFAVRQFDGHDRLQVFEGAVAATPLQGEAVRIEAGGQALIGADGVHQLGAVAGSAGWIDGVLRVERMPLGEFVAELGRYRPGWTRCAPEVAGVLVSGTFQLNDTEAALAALAMAFPVRVQSVTRYWVTVVAA
- a CDS encoding pyridoxamine 5'-phosphate oxidase family protein, which produces MRSPWHEGEKRLQAQAGVAERMEVHGQKVIRDYMPDQHRSFFQQLPFMVAGAVDADGKPWATLLEGPQGFVSSPDPKQLLISATLPATDPASAGLVAGGAIGLLGIELHTRRRNRLNGHIRAASAGQLQVEVEHSFGNCPQYIQLREYTRVDEPAGERIDAHELSAAAIAMIENADTFFVASYVAQEDGQHSVDVSHRGGRPGFVKVEGNRLTIPDYAGNLHFNTLGNLLVNPQAGLLFVDFTSGNVLQLSGHAEVLLDSPLIQDFEGAERLWTLQVEHVVLRPAAVSLRWAFREYAPTSLSTGIWAEAEQRTRQRERQRQWQSWRVLRVEQESLDIRSFYLQPEDGQPVTFAPGQHLPVRLQLPGDKPLIRTYSLSSAPSDGQLRISVKAQGPASHYLHAQLHPGDLLQVRPPMGSFTLAPGSQRPIVLIGAGVGITPLIAMLREQLSLNQGRPIHLFHGGRSLAELPFRQELDALQQQAGGLLHIHRALSQPEADAVQGRDYQFASRLGIAQVKAMLALDDYDFYLCGPASFTQDLYEGLRSINVPDARIHAEAFGPSTLRRHGDSSQPVVPQPPAATEPVPVYFASSAKQARWAPGSGTLLELAESRGLTPEFSCRGGSCGTCKTKLVSGQVHYPNPPAEMPEQGTVLICCAVPADGGPLVLEA
- a CDS encoding LysR family transcriptional regulator; the protein is MDQIHLMKVFVAVGELESFAAAARRLAISPAAVTRAITALEEQLGVKLLQRTTRSVRLTEAGSRYLEDTRHILASILEANEAAAGINAAPKGDLAVTAPILFGKKFVMPCIVRYLQQYPEVDISAFFLDRVVNLVEEGMDVAVRIGQLPDSGLKALRVGKMRRLLCAAPDYLARHGTPRHPSELQGHTVIAAGTLSPRTDWRFGAIDDPTLIRMKPRLTVTSNDAAIAAACAGLGIARLLSYQVADELAAGSLQVILAEYEEAPWPIHILHRESKYGSTKVRTFIDMLAEHLRSHEHLR
- a CDS encoding sigma-70 family RNA polymerase sigma factor, which produces MPPPAHRAPVQQLYRSHHTWLQGWLYRRVNDRCDAADLSQDTFVRLLTHSPPAELHEPRAYLATIARRLLLNLYRRRSLERAYLEALATLPEDQAPSAEHQAALLEALTAVDRVLARLPGKARRAFLLSQLEGWGQEQIAVEMGVNVRTVQRWLVKAYEECIVLGAEGWL
- a CDS encoding TonB-dependent siderophore receptor, yielding MRTPAPFRFALLASFITAPLAWAEDDRHYNIPAGPLSQALAEFAAQAGVTLPLDPTMVGGLQSPGMQGDVGTAQGFELLLRGTTLEAVPQAGNTYTLRPKPSSPALHLDSTNINGLHDVRQSAIGPLYGYKASHSSVGTKTDAPLRDIPQSIQVVPRQVLEDQQATSMADALSNVSSIQRGNTHGGSVESFIVRGFQGTTYAIDGVLTNSLTVRPEILTDLAGVERIEVLKGPASVLYGRGNPGGLINVVTRRPTLVPEAQVKLQAGSFDLQRGQAWVGGPLSAEHGLAGSLAMAYQTEGSYRDLYRDSHRRYFAPSLAWLPNDSTRLDMGLEYTETDAQYDRGLQVIGDRVDARHKVFLEEPWSHSSSDKTAAWFKLEHDLNDWLTLRQVTRWDHSTKSMLNVSQRTLQADGRTLVRRATDFDEEQRSLSAQFEAIARFATGGLNHQLLAGVETVKGKRSVTMLRANLAPLDIWNPVHGAQPGPFGFGEDSRFDQESYGLYLQDQIDLNEQWKLLLGVRWDQVSQRNRNYDRNGVPTDIDINPSDTSPRAGLVYQPAERLALYASYSTSFAPQNKLTRDGSVLDPETGTQYEVGAKYDIIPERLSATLSAFEIRRKNLAATDPLDSSYSIQTGEQRVRGVELDVSGEIQDGWNVIGNIAVLDAKLVKDTRLEEGNRLEGVPVVSGSLWSTYQLQDGALQGLGFGAGVFFAGKRYGDLANSYSAPGYGRLDMSVFYDIDEHVRVSLNARNVLDKDYIETIASAGNYAGEPASLVATISAGF